A genomic region of Anaerobaca lacustris contains the following coding sequences:
- a CDS encoding VOC family protein → MTDGNPQALFPITNIAQVCVIVPDLDKAVENYWKVFGIGPWTFYTYSKPLVKRMTRHGRPCEYQMRVALANVGPMRIELIEPLEGDTVYSEFVARHGYGVHHIGVLIENMNEALDRARQAGLEMTQDGAGFGPDDDGHYAYLATEDLIGTTVELIERPKRRNQPEKVYPPEE, encoded by the coding sequence ATGACCGATGGAAATCCTCAAGCTCTCTTCCCGATTACGAACATCGCGCAGGTCTGCGTCATCGTGCCGGATCTGGACAAGGCTGTCGAGAACTACTGGAAGGTCTTCGGGATCGGGCCGTGGACGTTCTACACGTATAGCAAGCCGCTGGTCAAGCGGATGACGCGGCACGGCCGGCCCTGTGAATACCAGATGCGCGTCGCGCTGGCCAATGTCGGTCCAATGCGAATCGAGCTCATCGAACCGCTGGAAGGCGATACCGTCTACAGTGAGTTCGTCGCCCGGCACGGCTACGGCGTCCACCACATAGGTGTTCTGATCGAGAACATGAACGAGGCGTTAGACCGGGCCCGGCAGGCGGGACTTGAAATGACACAGGATGGAGCAGGGTTCGGCCCCGACGACGATGGGCACTACGCCTATCTCGCCACCGAGGATCTCATTGGAACAACCGTTGAACTGATCGAACGGCCCAAGCGACGAAATCAGCCGGAGAAGGTTTACCCACCAGAGGAATGA
- a CDS encoding response regulator transcription factor yields MAVAGAKVFVVDDDAAARDAMQELMESVGLDVRTFASATEFLEVYDSQWRGCVLLDVRMPGMSGLQLQEEMRRRGSHLPLIFVTAHGDIPMAVEALKKGAADFVEKPFGGQTLLDKVHEALCLEERNFLRHTQVEEVRSRLALLTPKEKQVLQRLVEGQRSKQMALALGLSRKTVDWHLSVIREKMGADSTGDLMLLLHKAGCLDAEGALPPTTRF; encoded by the coding sequence ATGGCGGTTGCTGGTGCAAAGGTTTTCGTGGTCGATGATGATGCGGCTGCTCGTGACGCCATGCAGGAGTTGATGGAGAGTGTCGGGCTTGACGTGCGGACCTTTGCCTCGGCGACCGAGTTCCTGGAGGTCTACGATTCCCAATGGCGCGGCTGCGTTCTGCTGGACGTCCGCATGCCGGGGATGAGCGGCTTGCAGCTTCAGGAGGAAATGCGCCGCCGGGGGTCTCATCTGCCGCTGATCTTCGTCACCGCTCACGGCGACATCCCGATGGCCGTCGAGGCGCTGAAGAAAGGCGCAGCGGACTTCGTGGAAAAGCCGTTCGGCGGCCAGACCCTGCTCGACAAGGTCCACGAGGCCCTGTGTCTGGAAGAACGCAATTTTCTGCGACACACGCAAGTGGAGGAGGTCCGGTCCCGACTGGCCCTTCTGACGCCCAAGGAGAAACAGGTCCTACAGCGTCTGGTGGAAGGCCAGCGCTCCAAACAAATGGCCCTGGCGCTCGGGCTCAGCCGCAAGACGGTGGATTGGCACCTGTCGGTCATACGCGAGAAGATGGGGGCCGATTCCACGGGCGATTTGATGCTGCTTCTCCACAAGGCCGGCTGTCTCGACGCCGAGGGCGCGCTGCCGCCCACCACACGCTTCTGA
- a CDS encoding PAS domain S-box protein has translation MTEQGRDIGHGQAGRTLNEEVRSLRTRLTRFERAKGEHDATAELYRAVVDNSAQGLAVIENGHIVFANRNMETLTGYSVEELRAMSVEQVRTLVHPEDQQLVWSRHRDRLAGDDPRNHCDFRVIHRDGTVRWLRLYANRITYRGRDAVQAACVDISDWRQAEERQAHIKKVLLAIRSIDQLIVAETDRQKLTERACANLTETLGYFSAWIALLDKTGQSIAMTAASGFDGDFEAMRGRLERGEFPRCMTESLWEDTTVVVGGPKNDCPECPVAPVHGSRAGLARRLASSGKVYGVLVVSVPGPYAHDLEEQDLFRELADDLGLALHRIEAAEALRDSEARYRRFVETALEGIWAMNPEHETTFVNERMASMLGYAPQQMLGRKVEDFMFEEDLPAHRRRMQSRHEGKGGQYEHRFRRADGREVWTLVSATAIVSEQGQFGGSFAMFTDITERKRAIRALERSEQRYRALFEGSPIGIGLAELDGHVLAANQAMEELLGYSVEQWEHLNLANLYEDPKDRIALIERVQRDGRVRNYPLRLRHKDGRPVDVLLSTSLIQSEGRALLQTMCVDITDRVRAQEELAEASRRLREAVRAGNVGLWDWDLATNRVQYSPEWKRQIGYDEHEITDSFEEWQSRVHPEDLAPTLARVHRAIADGSAEYFTEFRFRHKDGSYRWILAQSSVFCDEAGRPSRVLGSHIDITNQKRIEAALQESEERLRLAHKATNDVVWDWDVVHDAQRWNPAGVSVFGWKDIVEAPQTAGWWVGRVHPEDRQRVDEGFFAVVNDPARNHWQDEYRFRRADGSYAEVLDRGHVLRNDNGEAVRMIGAMLDITERKRAEETLNRQRAELQAIYDHAPVMMCVLDPDRRVLFANRAFTEFTGVSESHLRQGRACGVFGCINAKDDPRGCGFGPACQGCALRRALDVTLRTGVGHRNIEYRATIEHNTSRRDVVLIGATAAIHTGEHTNALLCLEDRTEQEQAEHQARQRELELLHVARLSTLGEMASGLAHELSQPLSAIVNYSTACAQLGAADRPDLQRIVKNIHRITEQAERARDIMVRIRELAQRRRPRLASVDVNRVVANVLDLLSWQIRQKGIDLNSDLDARLPAVRADAVQVEQVLVNLTRNAIEAMEQTPPQHRHLTIRTGSGEGGTVRIEVSDTGVGIPDGSPERIFDAFFTTKADGLGIGLSISRTIVEMHEGTLQAGRNAEGGSTFVVVLPRASKQDGRGPGGSGVGTGSAW, from the coding sequence ATGACAGAGCAGGGACGCGACATCGGGCACGGACAGGCGGGTCGTACATTGAACGAGGAGGTCCGCTCCTTGCGCACGAGGTTGACCCGATTCGAGCGGGCGAAGGGCGAACATGACGCTACGGCAGAGCTTTACCGTGCCGTGGTCGACAACTCCGCCCAGGGTCTGGCCGTCATCGAGAATGGCCATATTGTGTTTGCCAATCGAAACATGGAGACTCTCACCGGCTACAGCGTCGAAGAACTCAGGGCCATGTCCGTCGAGCAGGTCCGAACTCTGGTCCATCCGGAGGATCAGCAACTCGTTTGGAGTCGTCATCGGGATCGCCTGGCGGGGGACGACCCACGAAACCACTGCGACTTTCGAGTGATTCACAGGGATGGGACTGTGCGATGGCTCCGGCTGTACGCCAACCGAATTACCTATCGTGGTCGTGATGCGGTACAGGCGGCCTGCGTGGATATCTCGGATTGGAGACAGGCCGAGGAGCGGCAGGCCCATATCAAGAAGGTGCTGCTGGCCATCCGAAGCATCGATCAACTCATTGTCGCCGAGACCGACCGGCAGAAGCTCACCGAGCGGGCCTGCGCGAACCTGACCGAGACCTTGGGCTATTTCAGCGCGTGGATCGCTCTGTTGGACAAGACGGGCCAATCCATAGCAATGACGGCAGCGTCCGGCTTCGATGGTGACTTCGAGGCGATGCGCGGACGGCTCGAGAGAGGCGAATTCCCTCGCTGCATGACCGAATCGCTTTGGGAGGACACGACCGTCGTTGTGGGTGGGCCGAAAAATGACTGCCCGGAGTGCCCGGTTGCGCCGGTACATGGCAGCCGCGCGGGGCTGGCCCGGCGTCTGGCCTCCAGTGGCAAGGTCTATGGCGTGCTGGTCGTGTCGGTCCCCGGTCCCTACGCTCACGATCTCGAAGAGCAGGACCTTTTCAGGGAACTGGCCGATGACCTGGGTCTTGCGCTGCATAGGATCGAGGCGGCCGAAGCGCTGCGAGACAGCGAGGCCCGATACCGGCGTTTTGTGGAGACGGCCCTCGAGGGGATCTGGGCTATGAATCCCGAGCACGAGACGACCTTCGTCAACGAACGCATGGCGTCGATGCTCGGATATGCGCCACAGCAGATGCTCGGACGCAAAGTCGAAGACTTCATGTTCGAAGAAGACCTTCCCGCCCACCGCCGGCGGATGCAGAGCCGTCACGAAGGCAAGGGCGGGCAATACGAGCACCGGTTCCGCCGCGCGGACGGCAGGGAAGTGTGGACCCTGGTCTCGGCCACGGCCATCGTGTCTGAACAGGGGCAATTCGGCGGCTCGTTCGCCATGTTTACGGACATCACCGAACGCAAGCGGGCCATCCGGGCGCTGGAACGGAGCGAACAGCGGTATCGCGCCCTCTTTGAAGGTTCGCCGATTGGGATCGGTCTGGCCGAGCTTGACGGCCATGTCCTGGCCGCCAATCAGGCAATGGAGGAATTGCTTGGCTATTCAGTCGAGCAGTGGGAGCATCTGAACCTCGCGAATCTCTATGAGGACCCGAAAGACAGGATTGCTTTGATCGAACGAGTCCAACGGGATGGGCGCGTCAGAAACTATCCGCTGCGGTTGAGACACAAGGACGGTCGTCCGGTCGACGTCCTGCTCAGCACGTCGCTGATTCAATCCGAAGGTCGGGCACTCCTACAGACGATGTGTGTTGATATCACCGACCGCGTGCGTGCTCAGGAGGAGTTGGCCGAGGCCTCCAGACGCCTGCGCGAGGCGGTCCGGGCGGGCAATGTCGGGCTCTGGGACTGGGACCTGGCCACCAATCGCGTGCAGTACTCGCCCGAATGGAAACGGCAGATCGGCTACGACGAGCATGAGATCACAGACAGCTTCGAGGAGTGGCAAAGCCGCGTCCATCCCGAGGATCTGGCGCCCACGCTGGCACGGGTCCACCGGGCGATTGCGGACGGCAGTGCCGAGTATTTCACCGAATTTCGCTTTCGCCACAAGGACGGTTCCTATCGGTGGATTCTGGCCCAGTCCTCGGTCTTCTGTGACGAAGCGGGCCGGCCGAGTCGCGTGCTGGGTTCGCACATCGATATTACGAACCAGAAGCGAATAGAGGCTGCTTTGCAGGAGAGTGAGGAGCGATTACGGCTGGCCCACAAGGCTACCAACGATGTGGTCTGGGACTGGGATGTTGTTCACGACGCGCAGCGATGGAATCCGGCCGGAGTAAGCGTATTCGGCTGGAAGGACATCGTCGAGGCGCCCCAGACGGCCGGTTGGTGGGTCGGGCGCGTTCATCCCGAGGACCGACAACGTGTAGACGAGGGCTTCTTCGCGGTCGTGAACGACCCGGCGAGAAACCACTGGCAGGATGAATACCGATTCCGCAGGGCTGATGGCAGTTATGCCGAGGTCCTGGATCGCGGGCACGTTCTGCGCAACGATAACGGAGAGGCGGTGCGGATGATTGGCGCGATGCTCGATATCACCGAGCGCAAGCGAGCGGAAGAGACGCTGAATCGCCAGCGTGCCGAGCTCCAGGCAATTTACGACCACGCGCCGGTGATGATGTGCGTGCTGGACCCCGATCGCCGGGTGCTCTTTGCGAACCGGGCGTTTACGGAGTTCACCGGTGTTTCTGAGAGCCATCTGCGGCAAGGTCGCGCCTGTGGGGTGTTTGGGTGCATCAACGCCAAGGACGATCCGCGCGGCTGCGGGTTCGGACCGGCCTGCCAGGGATGCGCCCTGCGCCGGGCTTTGGACGTTACGCTCAGGACGGGAGTCGGCCATCGAAACATCGAATACCGTGCTACGATCGAGCACAATACGAGTCGGCGGGACGTCGTATTGATCGGCGCGACCGCCGCAATCCACACGGGCGAGCACACCAACGCTCTGCTGTGTCTGGAGGACCGCACCGAGCAGGAACAGGCCGAACACCAGGCCCGGCAGCGGGAACTGGAATTGCTGCACGTCGCCCGCCTGAGCACGCTGGGCGAGATGGCCTCCGGGTTGGCGCACGAGCTGAGCCAGCCGTTGTCGGCCATCGTCAACTACAGCACCGCCTGCGCGCAACTGGGAGCGGCGGATCGGCCGGACCTGCAACGGATCGTGAAGAACATTCACAGGATCACCGAACAGGCCGAACGCGCCCGAGACATCATGGTGCGCATCCGGGAACTGGCCCAGCGCCGCCGACCCCGTCTGGCCTCGGTCGATGTGAACCGGGTCGTCGCCAACGTGCTGGATCTGCTGTCATGGCAGATTCGGCAGAAGGGAATCGATCTGAATTCGGACCTCGACGCCCGATTGCCGGCGGTGCGGGCCGACGCCGTCCAGGTCGAACAAGTGCTGGTCAATCTCACCCGAAACGCCATCGAGGCGATGGAGCAGACGCCTCCGCAGCACAGGCATCTGACGATTCGCACCGGCTCCGGCGAGGGGGGCACCGTTCGCATCGAGGTCTCCGACACCGGCGTCGGGATCCCCGACGGCAGCCCCGAGCGCATCTTCGATGCGTTCTTCACCACCAAGGCCGACGGGTTGGGCATCGGCCTGTCGATCAGCCGCACCATTGTCGAGATGCACGAAGGGACCCTCCAGGCCGGTCGAAACGCCGAGGGGGGCAGCACCTTCGTCGTGGTGCTTCCCAGGGCATCGAAGCAGGACGGTCGCGGGCCGGGCGGCAGCGGTGTGGGCACCGGAAGCGCATGGTGA
- a CDS encoding zinc-binding dehydrogenase, protein MTMKAILVRAPMDFGLEDVPVPECSSRGLLLRVLACGLCGSDLRTLRSGHRKVTLPWILGHEISGEVAEVGDRYRGPWQQGVRLSIAPLVYCGRCDFCQSGQCELCEDYREIAQTWPGGFAEYMAIPEEAIQRGTIRPVPEGLDMDLAAIAEPVSSCIHAQEKGAIGLGDTVVVMGAGPIGCIHIALARARGADAVIAVDVNECRLAQAKQFGPDALVNASRNDAAGEIRRLTGGRGAEVVITANPSGQAQIQAVEMARKGGRILLFGGLPKTDSRPQIDMNLVHYNALHLIGTTIFAPRHHHQALSMLADGRIDGRSLITHRGRLEDFAAVAGEALEGNVCKAVIQP, encoded by the coding sequence ATGACAATGAAGGCCATCCTCGTGCGAGCGCCGATGGACTTCGGCTTGGAGGACGTCCCCGTGCCGGAGTGTTCCTCCAGGGGGCTACTGCTGAGAGTCCTTGCCTGCGGCCTATGTGGGTCGGATCTGCGAACGCTTCGCAGCGGACATCGCAAGGTCACGTTGCCCTGGATTCTCGGTCACGAGATCAGCGGCGAGGTCGCCGAGGTGGGAGATCGATATCGCGGTCCCTGGCAGCAAGGGGTTCGGTTGTCCATAGCACCCTTGGTCTACTGCGGGCGATGCGACTTCTGCCAATCGGGCCAATGTGAATTGTGCGAGGATTATCGAGAAATCGCACAGACCTGGCCCGGCGGGTTCGCCGAGTACATGGCAATCCCGGAGGAGGCGATTCAGAGAGGCACCATCCGGCCGGTGCCTGAGGGATTGGACATGGACCTGGCGGCCATTGCCGAGCCCGTCTCTTCCTGTATCCACGCCCAGGAGAAGGGCGCCATCGGATTGGGTGACACAGTGGTCGTGATGGGAGCCGGGCCGATCGGCTGCATCCATATCGCCCTGGCGAGAGCCCGCGGCGCCGATGCGGTGATTGCCGTGGACGTCAACGAGTGCCGTCTGGCACAGGCAAAGCAATTCGGTCCGGATGCTCTCGTCAACGCAAGTCGGAACGATGCGGCCGGTGAAATCCGTCGGCTCACCGGCGGTCGCGGCGCCGAGGTTGTCATCACAGCGAATCCTTCGGGCCAAGCCCAGATTCAGGCGGTGGAGATGGCGCGCAAAGGCGGGCGCATCCTGCTGTTCGGCGGGCTGCCCAAGACCGACAGTCGGCCACAGATCGATATGAACCTCGTCCACTACAACGCCCTGCACCTGATCGGAACCACGATCTTCGCCCCGCGCCATCATCACCAGGCCCTGAGCATGCTGGCCGACGGTCGTATCGACGGCAGATCGCTCATCACACATCGCGGCCGCCTGGAGGACTTCGCGGCCGTCGCCGGCGAAGCGCTCGAAGGCAACGTGTGCAAAGCTGTCATTCAACCATGA
- a CDS encoding HU family DNA-binding protein, producing MAPTKRDLVACIAESTGATHTCAKAVVQAFLDEVSHELARGNRIELRDFGVFETRVVAPRMAQNPKTLEQDR from the coding sequence ATGGCCCCTACCAAGAGGGACCTTGTCGCGTGCATCGCTGAGAGCACGGGCGCCACGCACACATGCGCCAAGGCTGTGGTTCAGGCGTTCCTTGATGAAGTCAGCCATGAACTGGCCCGAGGCAATCGCATCGAGCTTCGTGATTTCGGCGTATTCGAGACGAGGGTCGTCGCGCCGCGGATGGCCCAGAATCCAAAGACTCTCGAGCAGGACCGCTGA